From the genome of Streptomyces sp. NBC_01341, one region includes:
- a CDS encoding MOSC and FAD-binding oxidoreductase domain-containing protein — translation MGRLVSVNVGMPADVPWRGRTVHTGVYKRPVSGPRMVRRLNIDGDGQGDLGGHGGEERAVLVYQVDSYDFWKKQLGRADLDAGGFGENLTVEGLPDDQVCVGDRYRIGEALFEVTQPRVTCYRVGLRVGEPRMAALLVAHRRPGFYMRVLREGEIEAGQEIAKVASGPERMTIEEIDGVLYLPGHTREQVERALRIPALSPGWQGSMRALLEAADGEGTAGSTGAVGLSEAAASPAPVWQGFRPLKVSAVRAESRTVRSLYLSAPDGSALPDAAAGQFLTVRLTPEGTGAPLIRSYSLSGEPGADAYRISVKREPHGSASAWLHDTVRVGDTLDVAAPRGSFRLVPGSDPVVLMSAGVGVTPVLAMLHALAHERSPRSVWWLHGAHDGAEHPFAEEARRLLRDLPDAHATVFYSKPAGTDRAGTDYDETGRLSAERIRDLALPEGADVYICGPAVFMSEASKALDEAGLDASSVHTETFGSGAGLTPGVAQPGTGRAPHQPEGMPQDGTPVSFARSGMSVRWGKDNGSLLELAEECDVPVRWSCRTGVCHTCELGLLAGAVDYDPEPVEPPAEGNVLICCSTPSEPVVLDL, via the coding sequence ATGGGCAGGCTGGTATCCGTCAACGTCGGAATGCCCGCAGACGTTCCGTGGCGTGGCCGGACCGTGCACACCGGTGTCTACAAGCGGCCCGTCAGCGGTCCGCGGATGGTGCGCCGCCTCAACATCGACGGCGACGGCCAGGGCGATCTCGGTGGACACGGGGGTGAAGAGCGCGCCGTACTGGTCTACCAGGTCGACTCCTACGACTTCTGGAAGAAGCAGTTGGGGCGCGCTGACCTCGATGCGGGTGGGTTCGGGGAGAACCTCACCGTCGAGGGCCTGCCCGACGACCAGGTGTGCGTCGGGGACAGGTATCGCATCGGCGAAGCCCTCTTCGAAGTCACCCAGCCCCGCGTCACCTGCTACCGGGTGGGGCTGCGTGTGGGCGAGCCCCGAATGGCCGCGCTGCTGGTCGCCCACCGGCGCCCGGGCTTCTACATGCGGGTCCTGCGGGAGGGCGAGATCGAGGCCGGCCAGGAGATCGCCAAGGTTGCCTCGGGGCCCGAGCGGATGACCATCGAGGAGATCGACGGGGTGCTCTACCTGCCCGGCCACACCCGCGAACAGGTCGAGCGCGCGCTGCGTATCCCCGCCCTCAGCCCCGGATGGCAGGGATCGATGCGGGCACTGCTGGAGGCGGCGGACGGCGAGGGTACGGCAGGCTCCACGGGCGCCGTGGGGCTGAGCGAGGCCGCGGCGTCCCCCGCGCCCGTATGGCAGGGCTTTCGCCCCCTGAAGGTCTCGGCGGTCCGTGCGGAGAGCCGGACGGTCCGATCGCTGTACCTGTCGGCGCCGGACGGCTCGGCACTGCCGGACGCCGCCGCGGGGCAGTTCCTGACGGTGAGGCTCACCCCCGAGGGCACCGGCGCCCCGCTGATACGGAGTTACTCGCTGTCCGGCGAACCCGGTGCCGACGCCTACCGCATCAGCGTGAAGCGCGAACCGCACGGCTCGGCCAGCGCCTGGCTCCACGACACGGTGCGAGTCGGAGACACGCTCGACGTAGCGGCACCCCGCGGCAGCTTCCGGCTCGTACCGGGAAGTGACCCGGTGGTGCTGATGTCCGCCGGAGTGGGGGTCACCCCCGTGCTGGCCATGCTGCACGCCCTCGCGCACGAACGGTCACCGCGGTCCGTCTGGTGGCTCCACGGTGCCCACGACGGCGCGGAGCATCCGTTCGCCGAGGAGGCTCGCCGGCTGCTGCGGGATCTTCCCGACGCGCATGCGACGGTCTTCTACAGCAAGCCCGCCGGCACGGACCGGGCGGGGACGGACTACGACGAGACCGGCAGGCTGTCCGCCGAGCGGATCCGGGACCTGGCGCTCCCCGAAGGAGCCGACGTGTACATCTGCGGACCCGCCGTCTTCATGAGTGAGGCATCGAAGGCACTGGACGAGGCGGGACTCGACGCGAGCAGTGTCCACACCGAGACGTTCGGGTCCGGCGCCGGCCTCACGCCCGGCGTGGCACAGCCCGGAACCGGCCGTGCGCCGCATCAGCCGGAGGGCATGCCGCAGGACGGCACACCGGTCTCCTTCGCGCGCAGCGGGATGAGTGTCCGCTGGGGGAAGGACAACGGGTCGCTCCTGGAACTGGCCGAGGAGTGCGACGTCCCCGTCCGGTGGTCGTGCCGCACGGGCGTCTGCCACACATGCGAACTGGGCCTGCTCGCCGGGGCCGTGGACTACGACCCCGAACCGGTCGAGCCGCCGGCGGAGGGCAACGTCCTCATCTGCTGCTCCACGCCGTCCGAGCCGGTGGTCCTGGACCTGTGA
- a CDS encoding enoyl-CoA hydratase/isomerase family protein gives MSTDEQFAVQEVSPSYWRVTFSNGEINLMDPDTVEQLAELITRIEQDPELSVVVFRSANPDFFMAHWDMLSDRSRVAAMKTAASGLHPYADNMYRLGRVPSVTISEINGRARGAGSEFVLSTDIRFAGPDAVLGHFEVGVGSVPGGNPTGRLPRLVGRARALEILLGSDDFPADLAAAYGYVNRVVPGQELEQFVDTFARRIAGFDKVALRKTKELVDAGTQPPVEEFGAALAAFFGTSGRPENSHRVKRLLDGGLQRADGVERDLGRQVADLS, from the coding sequence ATGAGCACAGACGAGCAGTTCGCCGTCCAGGAAGTCAGCCCGTCCTACTGGAGGGTGACGTTCTCCAACGGCGAGATCAACCTGATGGATCCCGACACCGTCGAGCAGCTGGCCGAGCTGATCACCCGCATCGAGCAGGACCCCGAGCTCTCGGTCGTCGTGTTCAGAAGTGCCAACCCGGACTTCTTCATGGCGCACTGGGACATGCTGTCGGACCGCTCTCGTGTGGCCGCCATGAAGACGGCCGCTTCGGGTCTGCATCCGTACGCCGACAACATGTACCGGCTCGGCAGGGTGCCGTCCGTCACCATCAGCGAGATCAACGGCCGGGCGCGCGGCGCCGGCAGCGAGTTCGTCCTGTCGACCGACATACGTTTCGCGGGACCGGACGCGGTCCTCGGGCATTTCGAGGTGGGCGTCGGTTCCGTCCCCGGCGGGAACCCCACCGGCCGGCTGCCCCGTCTGGTCGGGCGGGCGCGGGCCCTGGAGATCCTGCTGGGTTCCGACGACTTCCCCGCCGACCTTGCGGCAGCGTACGGCTACGTCAACCGCGTCGTGCCGGGACAGGAACTCGAGCAGTTCGTCGACACCTTCGCCCGCCGCATCGCCGGCTTCGACAAGGTGGCGCTGCGGAAGACCAAGGAACTCGTCGACGCCGGCACCCAGCCACCGGTCGAGGAGTTCGGTGCGGCGCTGGCAGCGTTCTTCGGCACCTCCGGCAGGCCCGAGAACTCCCACCGGGTGAAGCGGCTCCTCGACGGCGGTCTGCAGCGGGCGGACGGCGTGGAGCGGGACCTCGGCAGGCAGGTGGCGGACCTTTCGTGA
- a CDS encoding purple acid phosphatase family protein, whose translation MDIPRFGIPEKLADRMSMAEQHEYLRARLTRRGVLRTGVATAAVAGTGLAASGLVSPSAYAAGPDVIASHHTSTQVDGSLVAPFGRHLAYGADPKTEMAVSWQVPFAVKRPYIRIGNKPWALSRKIDAEVRHLTTPMLNGGKIAAAEQYYVHAALERLKPGTTYYYGVGHDGFDPADTRNLGTLGTFTTAPDRAEAFTFTAFGDQGVSYHALGNDQLILGQNPAFHLHAGDICYADPSGSGQTSDTYDARTWDQFLAQTETVSKTVPWMVTTGNHDMEAWYSPNGYGGQNARWTLPGNGPDPVHQPGAYSFTHGNVGVIALDANDVSYEIPANFGISEGKQTRWLDRRLGELRARHDIDFVVVFFHHCAFSTTNAHASDGGVRDAWVPLFEKHQVDLVINGHNHVYERTDAILKNAVKRTVPIGERTDPTRDGIVYVTAGGAGKALYDFPAPDSYEGHVKDLESVNTYHVVKGGAKATETVEWSRVRYTGFSFLAVEVEPGRHPRMKVTALAESGERIDHFEISRG comes from the coding sequence ATGGACATCCCCCGTTTCGGAATCCCCGAGAAGCTCGCCGACCGCATGAGCATGGCCGAGCAGCACGAATACCTGCGCGCCAGGCTGACCCGTCGCGGTGTTCTCCGCACCGGCGTGGCCACGGCGGCCGTCGCGGGCACCGGACTGGCGGCCTCGGGCCTGGTCTCCCCGTCCGCGTACGCCGCCGGACCGGACGTGATCGCGTCGCACCACACCTCGACGCAGGTGGACGGCTCGCTGGTCGCCCCCTTCGGCAGGCATCTCGCGTACGGGGCGGACCCGAAGACCGAGATGGCGGTTTCCTGGCAGGTCCCCTTCGCGGTGAAGCGGCCTTACATCCGCATCGGAAACAAGCCATGGGCACTCAGCCGCAAGATCGACGCGGAGGTGCGGCACCTGACGACGCCCATGCTCAACGGCGGCAAGATCGCGGCCGCCGAGCAGTACTACGTGCACGCCGCCCTGGAGCGGCTGAAGCCCGGCACGACCTACTACTACGGCGTCGGTCACGACGGTTTCGACCCCGCCGACACCCGTAACCTCGGCACACTCGGCACCTTCACCACCGCGCCGGACCGCGCCGAGGCCTTCACCTTCACCGCCTTCGGCGACCAGGGTGTCAGCTACCACGCGCTCGGCAACGACCAGCTGATCCTGGGGCAGAACCCCGCCTTCCACCTGCACGCGGGCGACATCTGCTACGCCGACCCGTCCGGCTCGGGGCAGACCTCCGACACCTACGACGCCCGCACCTGGGACCAGTTCCTGGCGCAGACCGAGACGGTGTCCAAGACCGTGCCGTGGATGGTGACCACCGGCAACCACGACATGGAGGCCTGGTACTCACCCAACGGTTACGGCGGCCAGAACGCCCGCTGGACCCTGCCCGGCAACGGCCCGGACCCCGTCCACCAGCCCGGCGCCTACTCCTTCACGCACGGCAACGTCGGCGTGATCGCGCTCGACGCCAACGACGTCTCGTACGAGATCCCGGCCAACTTCGGCATCAGCGAAGGCAAGCAGACGCGCTGGCTGGACCGGCGCCTGGGAGAGCTGCGGGCCCGCCACGACATCGACTTCGTCGTGGTGTTCTTCCACCACTGCGCTTTCTCCACGACCAACGCCCACGCCTCGGACGGCGGCGTCCGTGACGCCTGGGTGCCGCTCTTCGAGAAGCACCAGGTCGACCTGGTCATCAACGGCCACAACCACGTCTACGAGCGCACTGACGCGATCCTGAAGAACGCGGTCAAGCGCACGGTCCCCATCGGGGAGCGCACCGACCCGACGCGGGACGGCATCGTGTACGTCACGGCGGGCGGGGCGGGCAAGGCTCTGTACGACTTCCCCGCCCCGGACAGCTACGAGGGCCATGTCAAGGACCTGGAGAGCGTGAACACCTACCACGTCGTCAAGGGCGGCGCGAAGGCCACCGAGACGGTCGAGTGGTCCCGGGTCCGCTACACCGGATTCTCCTTCCTCGCGGTGGAGGTGGAGCCCGGCAGACACCCCCGGATGAAGGTCACGGCGCTCGCCGAGTCGGGGGAGCGCATCGACCACTTCGAGATCAGCCGGGGCTGA
- a CDS encoding DUF3253 domain-containing protein, whose product MARRLERTIVELLAHRRPGATICPSDAARAVYEGDDDGWRALMEPARAAARRLVAAGEVEITQAGRPVEPAEARGPIRIRRVH is encoded by the coding sequence ATGGCCAGACGCCTGGAACGCACCATTGTCGAGCTGCTGGCCCACCGCCGCCCGGGCGCGACGATCTGCCCCTCCGACGCCGCGCGGGCGGTCTACGAGGGGGACGACGACGGCTGGCGCGCGCTCATGGAGCCGGCCCGTGCCGCAGCGCGGAGACTTGTCGCAGCGGGTGAGGTGGAGATCACCCAGGCTGGCCGTCCCGTAGAGCCGGCAGAAGCCCGGGGACCGATCCGCATCCGGCGCGTTCACTGA
- a CDS encoding PQQ-dependent sugar dehydrogenase has translation MHRRFTRPLAALACTLLAAAGALATQQRPAEAAPAAAEEFQQVTLAKGVAETGEPMTLAVLPDRSVLHTSRDGTLRLTDAAGTTKVTGRLDVYSHDEEGLQGVGVDPGFTSNRFVYLYYAPKLSTPAGDAPANGSAADFAPFDGVNRLSRFVLRTDGTLDIGSETKVIDVPASRGLCCHVGGDIDFDAQGNLYLSTGDDSNPFASDGYTPIDERADRNPAYDAQRSAGNTNDLRGKVLRIKVNAAGGYSIPSGNLFAPGTAKTRPEIYAMGFRNPFRMSVDKPTGIVYLGDYGPDAGTANAGRGPAGQVEFNRITKAGNYGWPYCTGNNNAYVDYNFATATSGSAFSCAAPKNTSPNNTGLTDLPPAQAAWIPYDGGSVPEFGSGSESPMGGPVYRYDAASASAVKFPQSYDGDFFAGEFGRRWIKRIEQGSDGTVQSINAFPWQGTQVMDSAFGPDGALYVLDYGTGYFNGDANSAVYRIEYVTGGRSPLAKATADRTSGTAPLAVNFSSAGSSDPDGDPLTYAWKFGDGGTSTAAQPAHTYTANGRYTAELTVSDGTGNTATASVIITVGNTAPTVTLDLPTDGSIIDPGAAVPFKVTVTDPEDGAVDCSKVKVTFIVGHDSHGHPQTSATGCSGTVQTIADGEHDPNANIFGVWDAEYTDKGANGQPALTTHDQNVSQGSQRQAEHFGDSAGVQIVDKTAAHGGKAVGHIENGDWISFKPYLLANATRMTARIASGGVGGTLEVRAGTPSGTLLGSVSVPVTGGWEAFQNVSVDLTDRPAGTTTLHLVFKGGSGSLFDVDDFTFTTGATTVRTGAITGIAGKCVDVASGASADGTQIQLYGCNKTAAQTWTVSADSTLRALGKCLDISGAGTADGTKIQLYGCNNTGAQKWVPQADGTLRNPATGKCLDAAGGASADGTKLHLWTCTAGANQKWILP, from the coding sequence GTGCACAGGAGATTCACCCGGCCTCTCGCGGCGCTCGCCTGCACCCTGCTCGCCGCCGCGGGCGCCCTCGCCACTCAGCAGAGACCGGCCGAAGCCGCACCCGCCGCGGCCGAAGAGTTCCAGCAGGTCACCCTGGCCAAGGGGGTGGCCGAGACCGGTGAGCCCATGACCCTCGCCGTCCTGCCCGACCGATCCGTCCTGCACACCTCGCGGGACGGCACCCTGCGGCTGACCGACGCCGCGGGCACCACCAAGGTCACCGGCCGGCTCGACGTCTACTCCCACGACGAGGAAGGCCTTCAAGGCGTCGGCGTGGACCCGGGCTTCACCAGTAACCGCTTCGTCTATCTCTACTACGCACCGAAGCTGTCGACGCCCGCGGGAGACGCCCCGGCGAACGGCTCGGCGGCCGACTTCGCACCGTTCGACGGCGTGAACCGTCTCTCGCGCTTCGTGCTCCGGACCGACGGCACCCTGGACATCGGTTCGGAGACGAAGGTCATCGACGTCCCCGCCAGCCGCGGTCTGTGCTGCCACGTCGGGGGTGACATCGACTTCGACGCCCAGGGCAACCTGTACCTCTCCACGGGCGACGACAGCAATCCCTTCGCGTCCGACGGATACACCCCCATCGACGAGCGGGCGGACCGCAACCCCGCGTACGACGCGCAGCGTTCGGCGGGCAACACGAACGACCTCCGCGGCAAGGTGCTGCGCATCAAGGTCAACGCCGCGGGCGGCTACTCCATCCCGTCGGGCAACCTGTTCGCGCCGGGAACCGCGAAGACCAGGCCCGAGATCTACGCGATGGGTTTCCGCAACCCGTTCCGGATGTCGGTCGACAAGCCCACCGGCATCGTCTACCTCGGTGACTACGGCCCCGACGCGGGTACCGCCAACGCGGGGCGCGGGCCGGCCGGACAGGTCGAGTTCAACCGGATCACCAAGGCGGGCAACTACGGCTGGCCCTACTGCACCGGCAACAACAACGCCTACGTCGACTACAACTTCGCCACCGCGACGTCGGGCTCGGCCTTCTCGTGCGCCGCCCCCAAGAACACCTCGCCGAACAACACCGGCCTGACCGATCTCCCGCCGGCCCAGGCCGCCTGGATCCCCTATGACGGCGGCTCGGTACCCGAGTTCGGCAGTGGCTCCGAATCGCCCATGGGCGGTCCCGTCTACCGCTACGACGCGGCGTCGGCCTCGGCGGTCAAGTTCCCCCAGAGCTACGACGGCGACTTCTTCGCCGGTGAGTTCGGCCGCAGGTGGATCAAGCGGATCGAACAGGGCTCCGACGGGACCGTCCAGTCGATCAACGCGTTTCCGTGGCAGGGCACCCAGGTCATGGACTCGGCCTTCGGACCGGACGGCGCCCTCTACGTGCTCGACTACGGCACCGGCTACTTCAACGGGGACGCGAACAGCGCGGTCTACCGCATCGAGTACGTCACCGGAGGACGCTCCCCGCTCGCCAAGGCGACAGCCGACCGGACCTCCGGCACTGCCCCCCTCGCCGTGAACTTCTCCTCCGCCGGCAGCTCCGACCCGGACGGGGACCCGCTCACCTACGCCTGGAAGTTCGGCGACGGCGGCACCTCGACCGCCGCCCAGCCCGCGCACACCTACACCGCGAACGGCCGGTACACAGCCGAGCTGACGGTCTCCGACGGTACGGGCAACACGGCGACCGCCTCGGTGATCATCACCGTCGGCAACACGGCGCCCACGGTCACCCTCGACCTGCCCACCGACGGTTCCATCATCGACCCGGGCGCAGCCGTCCCCTTCAAGGTCACCGTCACCGACCCCGAGGACGGCGCCGTCGACTGCTCCAAGGTCAAGGTCACCTTCATCGTCGGACATGACAGCCACGGACACCCGCAGACCTCCGCGACCGGGTGCTCGGGAACCGTGCAGACCATCGCCGACGGCGAACACGACCCCAACGCCAACATCTTCGGGGTCTGGGACGCCGAGTACACCGACAAGGGTGCGAACGGTCAGCCCGCCCTCACCACGCACGACCAGAACGTCAGCCAGGGCAGCCAGCGCCAGGCCGAGCACTTCGGGGACTCAGCCGGTGTCCAGATCGTCGACAAGACCGCAGCGCACGGGGGCAAGGCGGTCGGCCACATAGAGAACGGCGACTGGATCTCCTTCAAGCCGTACCTCCTCGCCAACGCCACACGGATGACGGCCCGCATCGCCTCGGGCGGTGTCGGAGGGACGCTGGAGGTCCGTGCGGGCACACCCAGCGGCACTCTCCTCGGATCGGTGTCGGTCCCGGTCACCGGGGGCTGGGAAGCCTTCCAGAACGTGTCCGTGGACCTCACCGACCGCCCCGCCGGCACCACCACCCTCCACCTCGTCTTCAAGGGAGGGAGCGGATCCCTCTTCGATGTCGACGACTTCACCTTCACGACCGGTGCAACGACCGTGCGGACCGGCGCGATCACCGGAATCGCCGGCAAGTGCGTCGACGTCGCGTCGGGAGCCAGCGCCGACGGCACACAGATCCAGCTGTACGGCTGCAACAAGACGGCCGCGCAGACCTGGACCGTCTCCGCCGACAGCACACTGCGGGCACTCGGCAAGTGCCTGGACATCAGCGGCGCCGGCACGGCCGACGGGACGAAGATCCAGCTGTACGGGTGCAACAACACCGGAGCCCAGAAATGGGTGCCCCAGGCCGACGGCACCCTGAGGAACCCCGCGACGGGCAAGTGCCTGGACGCGGCAGGAGGGGCCTCCGCGGACGGTACGAAGCTCCACCTGTGGACCTGCACCGCCGGCGCCAACCAGAAGTGGATCCTGCCATGA
- a CDS encoding ThuA domain-containing protein, giving the protein MSRRLRRLASWGTCALLSTALLPAAATAAVAGSDTRQAPPSTVAAAADPAYDVLVFSKTAGFRHSSIDEGVTALRELGAAGNFTVTATEDAAVFTPTALAGYEAVVFLSTTGDVLNASQQTAFEGYIQAGGGYVGIHAAADTEYDWTWYGGLAGALFRAHPQIQPATVTVEDRAHDATAHLGRTWQRTDEWYDYRTNPRTTAHVLASLDESTYSGGGMGGDHPIAWCKDYQGGRAFYTGGGHTEDSYADPAFRRHLLGGIRWAARLTEADCRPETGYTTLYGGSGTTGWKQAGPGSFGESDATLTSRGGLGMLWFQAKEYRAYSLKLDWRQAGDDNSGVFVGFPASDDPWSAVDSGYEIQIDATDTPDRTTGSVYGFQSADLPARDAALNPPGEWNTYEIRVEGERLQLFLNGRKINDFTNTDPARSLQQGHIGLQNHGADDDVSFRNVRIKELGGTTGPREGAITGIGAKCVDVANGSSADGTQIQLWTCNQSAAQKWTVGTDDTLRALGKCLDISGAGTADGTKIQLYGCNNTGAQKWVPQADGTLKNPQSGKCMDASGNSSADGTKLHLWACHTGANQKWALPG; this is encoded by the coding sequence ATGAGCCGACGACTCCGGCGCCTCGCATCCTGGGGCACCTGCGCCTTACTGAGCACCGCCCTGCTGCCCGCGGCGGCCACCGCCGCCGTGGCCGGGAGTGACACACGACAGGCACCGCCCTCGACGGTGGCCGCCGCGGCCGACCCGGCGTACGACGTGCTGGTCTTCTCCAAGACCGCCGGCTTCCGCCACTCCTCGATCGACGAGGGTGTCACCGCCCTGCGCGAGCTGGGCGCGGCCGGCAACTTCACCGTGACCGCGACCGAGGACGCGGCGGTCTTCACCCCCACCGCCCTGGCCGGCTACGAGGCCGTCGTCTTCCTCTCCACGACGGGCGACGTGCTCAACGCCTCGCAGCAGACCGCCTTCGAGGGCTACATCCAGGCCGGCGGCGGATACGTCGGCATCCACGCGGCGGCCGACACCGAGTACGACTGGACCTGGTACGGCGGCCTGGCCGGCGCCCTCTTCCGGGCACATCCGCAGATCCAGCCGGCCACGGTCACGGTGGAGGACCGGGCGCACGACGCCACCGCCCACCTCGGCAGGACCTGGCAGCGCACCGACGAGTGGTACGACTACCGCACCAACCCGCGCACCACCGCGCATGTCCTGGCCTCGCTCGACGAGTCCACCTACAGCGGTGGAGGCATGGGCGGCGACCATCCGATCGCCTGGTGCAAGGACTACCAGGGCGGCCGCGCCTTCTACACCGGCGGCGGTCACACCGAGGACTCGTACGCCGATCCGGCCTTCCGCCGCCACCTTCTCGGTGGAATCCGCTGGGCCGCGCGCCTGACGGAGGCCGACTGCCGGCCCGAGACGGGCTACACGACCCTGTACGGCGGCTCCGGCACCACCGGTTGGAAACAGGCCGGCCCCGGATCGTTCGGCGAGAGCGACGCCACGCTCACCTCCCGCGGCGGCCTCGGCATGCTCTGGTTCCAGGCGAAGGAGTACAGGGCGTACTCCCTGAAACTCGACTGGCGGCAGGCCGGCGACGACAACTCCGGTGTGTTCGTGGGCTTTCCGGCTTCCGACGATCCGTGGTCGGCCGTCGACAGCGGATACGAGATCCAGATCGACGCGACGGACACCCCGGACCGCACCACGGGATCCGTCTACGGATTCCAATCGGCCGATCTGCCCGCGCGCGACGCGGCACTGAACCCCCCGGGAGAGTGGAACACCTACGAGATCCGGGTCGAGGGCGAACGCCTCCAGCTCTTCCTCAACGGGCGGAAGATCAACGACTTCACCAACACCGACCCCGCCCGCAGCCTCCAGCAGGGTCACATCGGACTGCAGAACCACGGCGCCGACGACGACGTGTCCTTCCGCAACGTCCGCATCAAGGAACTCGGCGGCACGACAGGACCGAGGGAGGGCGCCATCACGGGAATCGGCGCCAAGTGCGTGGACGTCGCGAACGGCTCCAGTGCCGACGGCACGCAGATCCAGCTGTGGACGTGCAACCAGTCGGCGGCCCAGAAGTGGACGGTGGGCACGGACGACACGCTCCGCGCACTCGGCAAGTGCCTGGACATCAGCGGCGCCGGCACAGCCGACGGCACGAAGATCCAGCTGTACGGGTGCAACAACACCGGAGCCCAGAAATGGGTGCCCCAGGCCGACGGCACCCTGAAGAACCCTCAGTCGGGCAAGTGCATGGACGCGTCGGGCAACTCCTCGGCGGACGGCACCAAGCTCCACCTCTGGGCATGCCACACCGGCGCCAACCAGAAGTGGGCCCTGCCCGGCTGA
- a CDS encoding NAD(P)H-dependent flavin oxidoreductase: MTSIPTPVTRLLGTRLPVVQAGMSWASSSSALPLAVSRAGGLGVVAAGPMRLDDLARVLDETAAGTDLPWGVNLPLYRAGADDVIDLLLARRPPVLIASQGGPRRYLRRFQDVGTVCLHVVAGVEHARKAADSGVDGLVVVGAEAGGHPPPALVTTQVLVRAVVSAVPDLPVIASGGVADGAGLAAMLALGAGAAQFGTRFLATEEATVHAEYKAAVLAAGVEDTRTVGHGLGLIRALDNDFTARMQQLEESGAELDVRREAFRASSLKDAALHGLMGEGKVEAGQSAGLVDAVLPAAEVVERIVAEYRIALGRLPLPQVTGAQHVVAG, translated from the coding sequence ATGACCAGCATCCCCACTCCGGTCACCCGCCTGCTCGGCACACGCCTCCCGGTGGTCCAGGCGGGCATGTCCTGGGCCTCGTCGAGCTCGGCTCTTCCCCTCGCGGTCAGCCGGGCCGGGGGGCTGGGTGTCGTCGCCGCAGGACCCATGCGCCTGGACGACCTCGCGCGTGTGCTCGACGAGACGGCCGCGGGGACCGACCTGCCCTGGGGGGTCAACCTGCCGCTGTACCGGGCGGGGGCCGACGACGTCATCGACCTGCTTCTCGCCCGGCGTCCCCCGGTGCTGATCGCCTCTCAGGGCGGACCGCGCCGCTATCTGCGGCGTTTCCAGGACGTCGGCACCGTGTGCCTGCACGTCGTGGCGGGTGTCGAGCACGCCCGCAAGGCCGCCGACTCGGGTGTCGACGGCCTGGTCGTCGTCGGAGCGGAGGCCGGCGGGCATCCGCCGCCCGCACTGGTGACCACCCAGGTGCTCGTCCGGGCAGTCGTCTCGGCCGTGCCGGACCTTCCCGTGATCGCCTCCGGCGGAGTGGCGGACGGAGCGGGGCTGGCGGCGATGCTCGCGCTGGGAGCGGGCGCCGCCCAGTTCGGCACGCGGTTCCTCGCCACGGAGGAGGCCACCGTGCACGCGGAGTACAAGGCCGCGGTCCTCGCGGCGGGCGTGGAGGACACCCGTACCGTCGGGCACGGTCTCGGACTCATTCGTGCGCTGGACAACGACTTCACCGCACGCATGCAGCAGCTCGAGGAGTCCGGCGCCGAACTCGACGTCCGGCGTGAGGCGTTCCGGGCCTCCAGTCTCAAGGACGCCGCGCTGCACGGCCTGATGGGCGAGGGCAAGGTCGAGGCAGGTCAGTCCGCCGGCCTCGTCGACGCGGTCCTCCCCGCGGCGGAGGTCGTCGAGCGCATCGTCGCCGAGTACCGGATCGCGCTCGGCCGTCTGCCCCTGCCCCAGGTCACCGGCGCGCAGCACGTCGTGGCCGGGTGA